The sequence ACGATCTAGAACACAATTGTTTCATTAATTTAACCTGGGAACAGGGGGTTCCCAGTATTGTCTGGATATGCCTCTTGGGCCCTGTACACTACAGCATACTGTATTCTTACTTTTCTTAGTTCCTGTATTAGGTTATTTAACTATATTTGGATGAAGGGCAACAAAACCAGAGTAGCCTTTGGTCTAAACATGGGCATTTCTTTTACTTGTTTTCGTAGCACAATTGATTATAGCGGTACCATTGCTGGTGATGTCGTCACCCATTGACAGCATCCAATCAATTATGTCAATTATGGtgtaatatacatttttttcattGTTTGGTTTATTTGTTCCTTCACTAAGTTCACTCACTGTACCGTGAAATTAACACTATGAATTTATTGTTTACCTCCTACAATTAACACTACCTTAATCTCCCTAAGAGCTTAGCTTTTTGCAATTCTTAAAGTGTATGTGCGTCATGCTGAAATTTATGATTAGAATGCCTTTCTGTTCATGTTGCATATTTACAAATGTATTAACTACTCGATCAGGGTACATGCCCACTGTATGTAATGAGGCCTCACACTCCAGTTTACACCCATGTTGTGACCTTAAGTTTTATGGCTATAGTAATTGAAAGCCCATGTATTGATTGATGACATGCATTTTAATTCTTGATATTTATGTTGTATTGGTCATGTAAATTCAGAATGAATGTGAAACACTTGAAAGCGTTGAGTGATCAAGATATCTCCAGATCAGGATCATGTTTGTCTGGCAGACTAGAACACAATGCAAAGGCAAATAAATGCTTAACATGTCAACTTTAATACAAACTATTCTGTAAACCTAATAAGgtttattttaaaatgtataaacCCACAAGGttttatgaaaataataaaaagaaaatcataCATATTCATATGCCTTTATTTTGACATGCATTCACTTTAGGCAAAAGGAGATCATCCACATGTTTGGTCCCAGTTATTCAGTCAACAAAGCGCAGCAATGTCCCTGAAGTTGTTGGaatccttaaaaaaataaaatcacatccAATTTACAATATATACTATACTGTAATTGTATAAAGTTATATTACTTTATACAATTGTTAAATATTGCTCCACTTCAGTTCTTGTTTACaagatatactttattaatctcagaggggaaataaataatttgttttGAAGCAGACTTACCTTTGAACCAACTCTGCACCTACAATATCATGGATGTGGTATTTCATCTGGAACTTCACTTGAGCATTGGTACGCCTTTCTTCCAGCTGTTCTTTTAATACTTCGCTATACTTTGACTTCTTTATCATGGTGAGCACTGCTTTACGGcctgatgaaaaaaaatatttaagagCCAGGTTAATGGAACAGAGCACACAATGAAGGAGGAACACATTCACCTTTTCAACAAAGTATGGCATTTTGCATCCAAGTCTTAATACTATACATCTTGTACTATTGTTTATTAGCTGAATCCTCCTCTAGGTTGACAGGCTATTGCATGCGTAACCACTTAATGGCTGATAGGGTTTCCTTGTGATTAATTTACACACCGCTACATTTTAACTGAAATGCTGAGCTGTTTGGTGCTACGAAATGGTGATGGCAAACATGGCCATGCGGGCCTTCACAGCTCCCAGTTACATAAAGCTGGCTGCCCAACAACGATTAGACATTGCTACATGGACTGATGGCACAATGACTTTGGCACAATCCCATTAATACCTGAAAGATCGCATTATTCCTACATCCATTTATCACTACATTCATGGTCATATGGAAGACAGATTCACTGAAAGCGGTCAGCCAGGCAGGCTGGAATGACAGGAAAAACCAGATGGTGGTCCCTTAGGTCACAACACCCACCCTGTATCAAGTACTTGGTGAATTTCCCAGAGTTGGGGATGGCGAGCCACCAGCTGCCTGCATCCCTCACAGTAAGGACCCCCGACTTCACAAGTTGCCTGGGGAGAGAAAAGCATACAGACCATTTGTGAGGCCGAAAGAAAAACATTCATAACCCATCAAGCAGTTTCAATACTGGTCATAGTTTATAGCTGCATTAGCATTGGGTGGAATCCTTTATTTGGACAAAACCCTTTAGAATATAATGTTAAATGCTTGGACACTAATCCAAACACTAACAAACTATAGAATGTTGGCCAATGCTGAATGCACAGGTTAAAAAACAAAGCCATTAATGTGCATGGCACACTGGCCCAGTGGTTGGGCGCTGTGGAAGCAACTCTAAATCATGCTTAGCTTTTATCTTTATCTTACGATATCCCTATATCTGtttccaaagcgatttacagcAAACCGCTTTGTATAATGGATACACATTGTTAGGAATCATGTGCAAGGAGGCCTACAAATAGTCCCCGGACACAGGTGATCAAACCTTTCAGATGGGAATCAAACAACCTAGTTGTCACTACAATATCATACAATATGTACacctattaaaaaaaataagagcgATTCCATCCATACGTTATTGCAGAGTCTGTGAAGAGGAACTCTTTCAGCATCTGGTCTTTGTTAAAGCTCAGATCCGTACAGGCAGGCAACACACTCTCGAGGAACCTCTCAACCGTTCCTTTTGTGTCTTGGCCCTCTTGTGATGCCATAACTTTGGCTTTATAGTCCGAAGTGAACACAAGTCCAAATGCATCAGAGTCAAAGCCCAGTTGAAACATCAAAAGCTCTCCCTTTTCCCGAAGTTCGCTCTGTAGAAgaagataaataaaaaagtgtttcaatattttttgtgttgctactgatggggggggggggggggggggggggtgaaggagatCTTAATATTACCAGTTGCCTGTCCACTATAGTCTTGTCGTCATGTATGCTGTAAAGTTGATGCTTCAGCACAATTTGAGGCAACGTGTCATTGAATATCTTTCTGGGGAACAGCGTCATAAGGTCCAGCAGGGTGGATTTGATGTCCATCGGTCCATCTAAAAACGAATATAAGTCAGCATAGCAACAATGAGAAGTGAAATAAAACTTCAACGAGCCAATTTCTTTCTTACCGTTATTATTGGTAGCCCCAAACTTCTCTGTAAATACTCTTCTTTTCTTCACTTTAAACGTATCTGAAATGAGGGCTCGTTTTCGATTCATAGCTATAATTTGGCGTACAATGCCGTTGACGTGGCCTCAAGAATACAATATCAAGCACCCGAGCATCAGCTGGTCCCTCTTAAGCGTTTGCTAACGCCAAAACACAAATGTTCTACTTTTCATCAGGTCGTAGCTTATATAATGTAAAGCCATGTATTAAGATCGACCATAAGTTAATTTATGATGTCATTTGGGTCGATTCGTTTTTAAATAACTTAGTTattataaataaaagcaaaaacaACGTGTTCAAAACAAACAGTTACAAAACAGACTGAagctcttcttctgtggtgttAAATGGAGTTTGCGTttcacacactccctccctAGTGGTCAACATGAATTCTGCATTCCGTACACAACCGGAAGTGTTTTTTTAGAACATGTCCAGGTAGCATGAGCTAAAAACATTGGGCTAATAATACGATCGCAATTCGTATTAAGTAGCCTTTTCGGGTTGGAACTCATGCAATACTGTGGGTTGACTGTACGCTGCAATGGACCAACATGGACGCAAAGTGAACCCTCCACCCTCCGGTTACAAAAATCACAGAAGAAACATGGATAATGACACTTTGAGTGTTAACCCTAAACGCTGTAGGCCAAGCCATTCGCCGCACCGAGCTGATCCagcacctctctcctcctcagcaTCTTCATGCCGGGCTTTGAGTACCAGGCGGCAATTATATGAAAAACCCTTTCCAGTTTACAAACAGCCTGTTGAAGTGGGGTCTTTTTCACTGGACTCTGAACGTAGGTTCTTCAATGACGCAAGGCAAATTAGATATTTTGTGGAGCCGCCTTCCAGGCCTGACTTTAACCTAAGGGATGGCTACAAGGACCGGTTTGTAAAGAGAGACGACAGTATAAAGGAGAAACTGGATCACATCCTTCGGTGGATTCTAGCCAACAAATCAAAGCTCGAGTCCCGTGTGGCTGCAGCCTCATCATCACCGTAAGTGCTCTGACTACTCATAAGACGTCTGTATCGTCCAATTTTCTTTCACACTATAAAAGGGATCAACACTACAGTAAACAGAATCACACAGATTCCAAGCACAGCAACctaggaggacacgcccacttgtgatgtcagaagaggcatattttcaaaacgacttgtagcggctaatcacacctggtggtataatatgtcacctttaaaggtTTATGTTAATGGTCGTTGGGAGCTTGACTTGTGTGATATCGGTCTGTTTTCTAATGCTGTTAGGGCGTTGGGGGTGGACGTTGTCACATGGCGCGGACATCTAACCAAGCTTCTGACCACGCCATACGAGACGCGGGAGGGCTGGCTGCTGGCAGCCACCCTGTTCAGAGGAACCCTTTACCTCAGCGAGGTGGAGACGGAGGCCTCGCGCCGCGATACAGAAAACCGCACGGAGCGGCACCAAGAGATGATGTACTGGGGCTACAAGTTTGAGCAGTACCTATGTGCAGGTAGGCCAACGTACACCTGTAGGTTTAGGACATGGTTCTGCATAATCTACAAAACCCGCCATTGCTAGACGCTAGACCACTCAAAGTAGGAATTGCTTTCCCTTTTGATAAAGGGTTATGCTAAAATAGATAGTAATTATGATGACGAGTACATGTGATGTGTGTAATCTTGACTCCGTAGAGGACATGAAGGCCTCCCCAGACCCAGGCGGCGTGGTAAATACCAATGAGGCTTTCTGCACCGTGGTCCAGACCAAGCTGGCCGACCACAAGCTGCTCTTCTCAGGCGAGGTAGACTGCCGGGACAGAGGGCCCAAGTCCCCTGCCGCCCCTGCCTGCTACATCGAGCTGAAGACCTCGGCGGAGATCTGCACGCCCAAACAACGGAGTAATTTCCACAGGTAGGCGGGTTCTGCTGCTCTTCCTGTCTGTAGGAGAGCTGCACTCTATTGTTGCTtttcagtcatttagcagaagcaAGTTTCCAAGAAGCATCCATAGTCATGAATGATTTTTGATACCTTTATGAGCAGGTAGCGGTTGGGCGTCTTGCTTTATCTGCTCTACAGGGTGAGTGTGGAGGTCAGGGTTTGAACCAGGAACCTTTCGGCTAGGAGTACTCTTTAACCACTTGGGCAGTTTATTCAGACGCTTTATAGGTCATTTGAACTCATGCATTTCACCTAGATCACTGATTCATATTACAACGGTAGAAAGTAATGCAAGTGTAATATCTGTGCGTGCTTtgtggattaataaagtattttaCTTTAGTATATGCTaaacgtgaacctcctaaaatggcgcaatttgatttgTTCGCTATCTCGAATGTTGGGCAATATTtaatgattgagatctcaaactcaggATATTGTTTTCAGCATGACGAGATGACCGTCACGCTAATAGAAACAAATGAACCTCTAATAAAAACGAATAAATCTTGGCAAAAGGTGTTATCTTGTTtctttttggagtgttcacgtgtaatATATACTAAACAATTATTTACCTCAGGCTCcttgaatagtggggaatagccccaaAGCGAACAAGGCTTTTCAGGTCGGGAAGGATCTCTAGTTATCTGATCCCGTTCATTTGCTTGCTTCCATGGCTGCAGCATGCTGTGTATGCGTGCCCATTTTTTTAATATCTGGCAACCCAGGGTCTGAATCATAACACGTAGGCCAACAAAGAAATGTGTTTGAATTTCAAGTTGTTTATAAACCATATCCTTCCCCATTCTTGGTGGTTGCTTTTGTCTTCAGATTCAAGCTGCTCAAGTGGTGGGCCCAGTCCTTCCTCCCGGGAGTCCCTCGTATCGTCGCAGGCTTCCGGGATCCCGACGGCCTGGTTGTCGGGACGGAGACCATTCACATCTCCCAGATTTCACATCTTATCAAGGTACTGATTGATCCAGCCAGGGCCTGATCATATTATATTGACAactagggtgtttgactcccagcttaAGGGTTTTTGATTAGATCGCTTGTGtccgcagtctacctgtaggacTCCTTGCACAAGATTCCTAACACTCTTTATGTATTATTCAAAGCAGTTCATTCTTAATCACTTTGGATAAGATATATAGAGGTATAGTAAGATAAATATAACTGAATTAAAAGGTTTTATTTAGAGATGCTTGATCACTGCCCCAACACTGGCCTAGCCTGTCATACCCATTGATGGCTGATTTATAACCTTGGCTCATTAGGAAGGTCTCTGCGCTAAATCGACTGCACGTCAGAATGGAAACTTCATGGCCCTGTATTCTGTTTTATGACATTATTTCAGAATGAATACAACTGCTGGAAACCCACCGTGTGTATGAACTTCTGCTGTGAGTTTCTGTCCTTCGTCCGGACGGTGGTCAGAGAGGACAGCCCCAGGTGAGCCACAGTGGTGTGGAGAGATATTTGGTGTGCTGAAGGCCAGAACCATAATACCTAAATAATCACCCAAATCCTAGCTCAAATGTCAGGGGATAAGAATTATCAGGTAAAATtggcaaagaaaataaatcggACGGATATGGGGTTGGACTGTAGATCAGGTTATATTAGCTTGAAGACATACCTtataaaaacatacataaatgatgcaaatataaaaaatacaatgttTAGTCATTTTAGAgggaacatttaaaatgttcacTGCATTGATCCTCCTGTGATTGATCAGTCCTTTAAGCGAGTGAATCATTTCCCCCCCAGGGTGGTGCATCTGTTCTCCTGGGACCCCCACCAAGACGTTACCTACACCGTTCACAGAGACTCCAGCTActgcttcctccctccctggtaTGTGGAGGGGATGGGGTCCCCACACTGACCCCAGCTGAACTAGGCCCCTCCCCTTGGGGGTCAAACCCAACTGGTTGTCCTCCAAGAGACTGTCTGTCAATGCCAGCCTACTATTACCAAGAGACTTTGATCACCAATTTGTTGGTCTGTTTAGCAGAGGTGGCTAGATGTGGCATCACTAGTCATATGTGATGTTGTGGACTTCCACAAGaatgaaattattattttattaaggtAACAGGACCGTAATAACAGAACAATGCCACTGTATGCTTTGGTTCTCCCCTTTTAATCCCAGGTTCTCAAGCAATATGTTTCTGTTCCAAAACAATTGTACAATCATCAAGACATTAGTAAACGTAACCTTAACAAAGGCACATGGATTATTACAATAACTCATCATGTACTTATTTCGTTAACATGATTAAATATCAGTAAATGTGAAAGGGTTAGTAAAAAAGGTTTGTGGAATATTACAATAACATAATGCGACTGTGTACTGAattttataataaattatatGTGAATTTTTCTAACTATTTGATTATTACTGTTGAGGTTGCCTGAGGTGTAATGAGAAATACCTTTTGTAAAGACAGTGAGAAAAAAAATCAACTCAACATTTTCTCTCCAAACGTAAGACATAATTTGAGGAGAGCGAATTTACAGAAGATCAGAACATAAATACATAACCCTTTGGTCTTTTTCCTATACCCAGTGTATAGTTATGAAATTGGGTAAAGCCATTGGCTGACTTGCACCCAACATAACAGTTAACGTTGGAGTGACAACTCGTGAAGCAGTAAGATAGTTCAAAAGACAACACACggaaataataaattaaaaaaattttaGTTGAATTAGGATAAATACTCTTGTTTGATGTTTGTTATTAATAAGAAACCACATGGAGTGTTTTCCTTtcaatttacatcataaaagtatattgatttttttatattttggtatatgttacatgtctgtcgcacgtatctgggttttgtcgtgttatgtggtgtctgtaaatgtatgtttgcactttggaaaaaaataaaaaaataaataaaaataaaataaataaaaaataaaataaataaataaataaaagtatattgacattagtaaaaaaataatcccAAGACAAAAGGGACTATTTTATTAAAAGCCAACCCCAAGAGCTCATTTCTCATTGGCTATGGATAAAGAATGATAATCTGCAGACTGTATCAGCTCTCCAACCCCAAACTCATCACCACAACAGATTTCATTAATAAAAATGCTTACTACGGTGTAATCGTATAATTTAGTTAATTAATTGTGGGTGCCACCAGAGGGTGGCCCCTAGACATTTGCCGTCCTAggcgattattattttttttcttcctccatgGGTCCCTCAAGGCGTCTGGGCCCCGGTGCagtgcaccggttgcaccgtcgatatttacgccactggcAAGCACATCCCAGGGAAGCAATTTAAGCGGATAGAGGGGTAATGGTCATCAGTGCTTCATGGCCTTGTTGATGCGCATCACTTTAAACGTGGCTGTGGTGATCTTCTCGTACACCACAAACATGAGGGCTGCCGTTAGCACCGTCTGCAGCAGCTTGGCCTCCAGGCCTTTGTACAGGCCAAGGAAACCATGTTTCCTGTGTTTAAGAGGACAGATTTCAGGCAACTTCAAAAAGCTATcctgtaatatgtgtgtgttatggcaCTAATAGGCTTTCATCACAATGTAAACATTATAGTAGTAGGCAAAAAAAGGTGTAGCTCATTCGTTTTATTGTGGGTCTGAAATACTACGGTCACGTGGGATTACATCTGCTTTCTTCACTAACCTGAACCATATTAAAAAAGTTGAAGCCATTCtaaatgttaaaggtcccatgacatgaaaatctcactttgggaggttttctaacataaatatgagttcccctagcctgcctatggtcccccagtggctaaaacttgcgtttggtgtaaaactagtactagctgttctgctcgcctttgaaaaaacggaggctcaagcgcgctgatttggaatgtctgttctcatgacgtcatcaggaatctcagctcctccccttactctgcctggcccgcccagagacgttgtcccgccaatgagactcgaccgtgcgagcgccacatgtgtgtgtgtgtgtgtgtgaatacacacactgtaacgcaagtgtttcttgtcggttctttgacgtgtcttgtatttccacaacgagactgtcgtgggggttatctgagccatggtcgagaaggaattgggggaaaggaactttggtttgactcgctgaagtacatgaactgcgacatgccgccggttgccgcgcggccgtcgacttcaggttgatgtgaaagtggaagaaccagagacgtcgcagaacccgacaaagtcgtttgtgattcataatatcgtctggaggcgcacacaatatgttatatgatatagatatctatgtattatatgatattatttagatatagagctccaggactgtaacgcaagtgttgtacacttccttgttatttggataaccgttctgctgttggtgtgatggcgcataacacgtcggactctcgtctctggtatttctacaacgagactcgtattgggggttatctcagccaaggttgagaatgaattggggggaaggaactttggctttgactccctcaagaacatgaaccacgacaaggaggagaaagggatctttgccgggcagcgcttatgcacctccgcctccggcggtggtccctcagcggggctcaagcgggagacattcgccgccaacaatccctttctcctccatgtcgtggttcatgttcttgagggagtcaaagccaaagttccttccccccaattcattctcaaccttggctgagataacccccaatacgagtctcgttgtagaaataccagatacgagagtccgacgtgttatgcgccatcacaccaacagcagaacggttatccaaataacaaggaagtgtacaacacttgcgttacagtcctggagctctatatctaaataatatcatataatacatagatatctatatcatataacatattgtgtgcgcctccagacgatattatgaatcacaaacgactttgtcgggttctgcgacgtctctggttcttccactttcacatcaacctga comes from Gadus macrocephalus chromosome 2, ASM3116895v1 and encodes:
- the dxo gene encoding decapping and exoribonuclease protein; the protein is MDQHGRKVNPPPSGYKNHRRNMDNDTLSVNPKRCRPSHSPHRADPAPLSSSASSCRALSTRRQLYEKPFPVYKQPVEVGSFSLDSERRFFNDARQIRYFVEPPSRPDFNLRDGYKDRFVKRDDSIKEKLDHILRWILANKSKLESRVAAASSSPALGVDVVTWRGHLTKLLTTPYETREGWLLAATLFRGTLYLSEVETEASRRDTENRTERHQEMMYWGYKFEQYLCAEDMKASPDPGGVVNTNEAFCTVVQTKLADHKLLFSGEVDCRDRGPKSPAAPACYIELKTSAEICTPKQRSNFHRFKLLKWWAQSFLPGVPRIVAGFRDPDGLVVGTETIHISQISHLIKNEYNCWKPTVCMNFCCEFLSFVRTVVREDSPRVVHLFSWDPHQDVTYTVHRDSSYCFLPPWYVEGMGSPH
- the stk19 gene encoding serine/threonine-protein kinase 19; protein product: MNRKRALISDTFKVKKRRVFTEKFGATNNNDGPMDIKSTLLDLMTLFPRKIFNDTLPQIVLKHQLYSIHDDKTIVDRQLSELREKGELLMFQLGFDSDAFGLVFTSDYKAKVMASQEGQDTKGTVERFLESVLPACTDLSFNKDQMLKEFLFTDSAITQLVKSGVLTVRDAGSWWLAIPNSGKFTKYLIQGRKAVLTMIKKSKYSEVLKEQLEERRTNAQVKFQMKYHIHDIVGAELVQRIPTTSGTLLRFVD